Proteins found in one Venturia canescens isolate UGA chromosome 6, ASM1945775v1, whole genome shotgun sequence genomic segment:
- the LOC122412147 gene encoding zinc finger protein GLI2-like isoform X2, translating into MIGDAAMFDEMTDELLFSVLGLTMDSANTSEIFPPTLTTPPYDYEATMCRTTSNENPHIFDANIDTNAGINETECYTDLTCSLPMPWSDWTTSPSLSSSCFSELSELDSELEWCLDRSWNADLPERTPLCTPGCEGFLHLPLPKPQQVFQHDEPLFVLGIDLRALEDTLGTDMNNNQFDGNLLLSNNANDALATHDYTNRNISHAVEDRCFPCTYQGCLKVYAKASHLKAHLRRHTGEKPFACTWADCGWRFSRSDELARHRRSHSGVKPYPCEMCTKRFARSDHLAKHRKVHRKNAYPLFQNGKQFRSGKMNVLPSEL; encoded by the exons atgattggagACGCTGCGATGTTCGAC GAGATGACCGACGAACTATTGTTCTCGGTGCTCGGTCTGACTATGGACTCGGCGAATACCAGCGAAATATTTCCTCCGACGTTAACAACACCGCCCTACGATTACGAAGCAACAATGTGTCGAACAACGAGCAACGAAAAtccacacatttttgatgccAACATCGACACGAACGCGGGAATTAACGAGACCGAGTGCTACACCGATCTGACTTGTTCACTACCAATGCCTTGGAGCGATTGGACAACGAGTCCTTCTCTTTCATCCA GCTGTTTCAGTGAACTCAGCGAACTAGACTCAGAGCTCGAGTGGTGTCTCGATCGGAGTTGGAACGCGGATTTGCCCGAAAGAACACCCCTCTGCACGCCCGGGTGCGAAGGCTTTTTGCATCTTCCACTTCCCAAGCCTCAACAAGTGTTTCAACACGACGAGCCGTTGTTCGTTCTCGGCATTGACCTGAGGGCGCTCGAAGATACACTAGGAACTG ACATGAACAACAATCAATTCGATGGAAACCTTTTGCTGTCAAACAACGCGAACGATGCTCTGGCTACGCACGATTATACGAATAGAAACATATCTCATGCCGTCGAGGATCGTTGCTTTCCGTGCACTTATCAGGGCTGTCTCAAG GTTTACGCGAAAGCTTCGCATTTAAAAGCTCACTTGCGTCGTCACACGGGCGAGAAGCCATTCGCATGTACGTGGGCGGATTGTGGTTGGCGCTTCAGCCGATCTGACGAATTGGCACGACATCGAAGATCTCACTCAGGCGTAAAACCGTATCCGTGCGAGATGTGTACAAAAAGATTCGCACGAAGCGATCATTTGGCGAAGCACCGAAAGGTTCATCGTAAAAATGCTTATCCGTTGTTTCAAAACGGTAAACAATTTCGTTCGGGCAAAATGAATGTTTTGCCATCTGAACTTTAA
- the LOC122412147 gene encoding zinc finger protein GLI2-like isoform X1, whose translation MIGDAAMFDQEMTDELLFSVLGLTMDSANTSEIFPPTLTTPPYDYEATMCRTTSNENPHIFDANIDTNAGINETECYTDLTCSLPMPWSDWTTSPSLSSSCFSELSELDSELEWCLDRSWNADLPERTPLCTPGCEGFLHLPLPKPQQVFQHDEPLFVLGIDLRALEDTLGTDMNNNQFDGNLLLSNNANDALATHDYTNRNISHAVEDRCFPCTYQGCLKVYAKASHLKAHLRRHTGEKPFACTWADCGWRFSRSDELARHRRSHSGVKPYPCEMCTKRFARSDHLAKHRKVHRKNAYPLFQNGKQFRSGKMNVLPSEL comes from the exons atgattggagACGCTGCGATGTTCGAC CAGGAGATGACCGACGAACTATTGTTCTCGGTGCTCGGTCTGACTATGGACTCGGCGAATACCAGCGAAATATTTCCTCCGACGTTAACAACACCGCCCTACGATTACGAAGCAACAATGTGTCGAACAACGAGCAACGAAAAtccacacatttttgatgccAACATCGACACGAACGCGGGAATTAACGAGACCGAGTGCTACACCGATCTGACTTGTTCACTACCAATGCCTTGGAGCGATTGGACAACGAGTCCTTCTCTTTCATCCA GCTGTTTCAGTGAACTCAGCGAACTAGACTCAGAGCTCGAGTGGTGTCTCGATCGGAGTTGGAACGCGGATTTGCCCGAAAGAACACCCCTCTGCACGCCCGGGTGCGAAGGCTTTTTGCATCTTCCACTTCCCAAGCCTCAACAAGTGTTTCAACACGACGAGCCGTTGTTCGTTCTCGGCATTGACCTGAGGGCGCTCGAAGATACACTAGGAACTG ACATGAACAACAATCAATTCGATGGAAACCTTTTGCTGTCAAACAACGCGAACGATGCTCTGGCTACGCACGATTATACGAATAGAAACATATCTCATGCCGTCGAGGATCGTTGCTTTCCGTGCACTTATCAGGGCTGTCTCAAG GTTTACGCGAAAGCTTCGCATTTAAAAGCTCACTTGCGTCGTCACACGGGCGAGAAGCCATTCGCATGTACGTGGGCGGATTGTGGTTGGCGCTTCAGCCGATCTGACGAATTGGCACGACATCGAAGATCTCACTCAGGCGTAAAACCGTATCCGTGCGAGATGTGTACAAAAAGATTCGCACGAAGCGATCATTTGGCGAAGCACCGAAAGGTTCATCGTAAAAATGCTTATCCGTTGTTTCAAAACGGTAAACAATTTCGTTCGGGCAAAATGAATGTTTTGCCATCTGAACTTTAA
- the LOC122412147 gene encoding early growth response protein 2-like isoform X3 encodes MTDELLFSVLGLTMDSANTSEIFPPTLTTPPYDYEATMCRTTSNENPHIFDANIDTNAGINETECYTDLTCSLPMPWSDWTTSPSLSSSCFSELSELDSELEWCLDRSWNADLPERTPLCTPGCEGFLHLPLPKPQQVFQHDEPLFVLGIDLRALEDTLGTDMNNNQFDGNLLLSNNANDALATHDYTNRNISHAVEDRCFPCTYQGCLKVYAKASHLKAHLRRHTGEKPFACTWADCGWRFSRSDELARHRRSHSGVKPYPCEMCTKRFARSDHLAKHRKVHRKNAYPLFQNGKQFRSGKMNVLPSEL; translated from the exons ATGACCGACGAACTATTGTTCTCGGTGCTCGGTCTGACTATGGACTCGGCGAATACCAGCGAAATATTTCCTCCGACGTTAACAACACCGCCCTACGATTACGAAGCAACAATGTGTCGAACAACGAGCAACGAAAAtccacacatttttgatgccAACATCGACACGAACGCGGGAATTAACGAGACCGAGTGCTACACCGATCTGACTTGTTCACTACCAATGCCTTGGAGCGATTGGACAACGAGTCCTTCTCTTTCATCCA GCTGTTTCAGTGAACTCAGCGAACTAGACTCAGAGCTCGAGTGGTGTCTCGATCGGAGTTGGAACGCGGATTTGCCCGAAAGAACACCCCTCTGCACGCCCGGGTGCGAAGGCTTTTTGCATCTTCCACTTCCCAAGCCTCAACAAGTGTTTCAACACGACGAGCCGTTGTTCGTTCTCGGCATTGACCTGAGGGCGCTCGAAGATACACTAGGAACTG ACATGAACAACAATCAATTCGATGGAAACCTTTTGCTGTCAAACAACGCGAACGATGCTCTGGCTACGCACGATTATACGAATAGAAACATATCTCATGCCGTCGAGGATCGTTGCTTTCCGTGCACTTATCAGGGCTGTCTCAAG GTTTACGCGAAAGCTTCGCATTTAAAAGCTCACTTGCGTCGTCACACGGGCGAGAAGCCATTCGCATGTACGTGGGCGGATTGTGGTTGGCGCTTCAGCCGATCTGACGAATTGGCACGACATCGAAGATCTCACTCAGGCGTAAAACCGTATCCGTGCGAGATGTGTACAAAAAGATTCGCACGAAGCGATCATTTGGCGAAGCACCGAAAGGTTCATCGTAAAAATGCTTATCCGTTGTTTCAAAACGGTAAACAATTTCGTTCGGGCAAAATGAATGTTTTGCCATCTGAACTTTAA